From Halococcus hamelinensis 100A6, one genomic window encodes:
- a CDS encoding NAD(P)/FAD-dependent oxidoreductase has protein sequence MTDTDVAIVGGGPAGLSAALFTAKNGLETQLFDTDQTWMHKAHLFNYLGIESEDGSAFMEDSRAQVDEFGVERHQGAEVTAVAENDDGFTVSTEDEEYEASYVVLATGAKRDLAEELGCAFTDEDVVDIDVTTETSVEDAYATGAMVRAEEWQAVIAAGDGAAAALNILTKEKGEHYHDFDVPDDAQNS, from the coding sequence ATGACGGACACCGATGTCGCGATCGTCGGCGGTGGCCCGGCCGGACTCAGCGCGGCGCTGTTCACCGCGAAGAACGGGCTGGAGACCCAGTTGTTCGACACCGACCAGACGTGGATGCACAAGGCCCACCTGTTCAACTACCTCGGGATCGAGAGCGAGGACGGTTCGGCGTTCATGGAGGACTCGCGCGCCCAGGTCGACGAGTTCGGCGTCGAGCGCCACCAGGGGGCAGAGGTCACCGCCGTCGCGGAGAACGACGACGGCTTCACCGTCTCGACCGAGGACGAGGAGTACGAGGCGAGCTACGTGGTTCTGGCGACGGGCGCGAAGCGCGACCTCGCCGAGGAGTTGGGCTGTGCGTTCACCGACGAGGACGTGGTCGACATCGACGTGACGACCGAGACGAGCGTCGAGGACGCCTACGCGACGGGCGCGATGGTCCGCGCCGAGGAGTGGCAGGCGGTCATCGCCGCGGGCGACGGTGCCGCGGCGGCGCTCAACATCCTCACGAAGGAGAAAGGCGAGCACTACCACGACTTCGACGTGCCCGACGACGCTCAGAACTCGTAG
- a CDS encoding DMT family transporter, with the protein MSTRSVVGIERGTLPFVALGVAVVAVSTSAILVRYSAAPSLVKAFYRVLFTTLLLLPFALVRHRDAFARLTRRDWLAAGAGGVALALHFASWFASLELTSVAASVTIVQCQVLFVAAGAAVFLDEFVTRRTVAGMLLALVGIVVLSVGDASGGVVAGSAPLVGDALAVAGAAFSAGYVLVGRVLRQRIPLIPYVVVVYSACTVVLLALVLADGAPLTDYPPREWLLFLGMAVGPGVFGHTVLNWALGHLESSVVSASLLGEPVGSALLALVLLGEVPTPATVVGGMVILAGITVVARARGRRERQ; encoded by the coding sequence GTGAGCACCCGTTCGGTCGTCGGTATCGAGCGCGGGACGCTACCGTTCGTCGCGCTCGGGGTCGCCGTGGTCGCGGTGAGCACCAGCGCCATCCTGGTTCGGTACAGCGCCGCGCCGAGCCTCGTGAAGGCGTTCTACCGGGTGCTCTTCACGACCCTCTTGCTGCTGCCGTTCGCCCTCGTTCGCCACCGCGACGCGTTCGCCCGGCTCACCCGTCGGGATTGGCTGGCTGCGGGGGCTGGCGGCGTCGCGCTCGCGCTCCACTTCGCGTCGTGGTTCGCGAGCCTCGAACTCACGAGCGTCGCGGCCTCGGTGACGATCGTCCAGTGTCAGGTGCTCTTCGTGGCGGCCGGCGCGGCGGTGTTCCTCGACGAGTTCGTCACCCGGCGTACCGTCGCGGGGATGCTCCTCGCGCTCGTCGGGATCGTGGTGCTCTCGGTCGGCGATGCGTCGGGGGGCGTGGTCGCGGGCAGTGCCCCGCTCGTCGGTGACGCGCTCGCGGTAGCGGGGGCGGCCTTCTCGGCGGGCTACGTCCTCGTGGGGCGGGTGCTCCGCCAGCGCATCCCGCTGATCCCCTACGTCGTCGTGGTCTACTCGGCCTGTACCGTGGTGCTCCTCGCGCTCGTTCTCGCCGACGGCGCACCTCTGACGGACTACCCGCCGCGCGAGTGGCTGCTCTTCCTCGGGATGGCCGTCGGCCCCGGCGTCTTCGGGCACACGGTCCTCAACTGGGCGCTCGGTCACCTCGAATCCAGCGTCGTCAGCGCCTCGCTGCTCGGCGAACCCGTGGGGAGCGCGCTGCTCGCGCTCGTGTTGCTCGGCGAGGTCCCGACCCCCGCGACCGTGGTCGGCGGCATGGTGATCCTGGCTGGAATCACCGTCGTGGCGCGCGCACGCGGTCGGCGCGAACGACAGTGA
- the icd gene encoding isocitrate dehydrogenase (NADP(+)) gives MSYDRVEVPTNGSQIEAVDGGFDVPDDPIIPIIHGDGIGVDIGPAAQKVLGAAAEATGREINWMRLYAGESARERYDENLPEDTLEAFREFNVGIKGPLTTPVGAGYRSLNVALRKRLDLYANVRPTYHIDGVPSPVKDPDAMDMVNFRENTEDVYAGIEWEQGTEEVEQVREFVEEEMGYDNTIHEGEVGIGIKPITEFGTKRLVRRAIDYALENDRDSVTLIHKGNIMKFTEAQFRDWGFEVANEEYGDEVITEDTLWEQRDGDVPEDTVVVNDRIADAMLQWLLLRPEEYDVLAMPNLNGDYLSDSAGAQIGGLGIAPGANLGDGRVLAEPVHGSAPKHAGNDEANPTAMILSGRLMFDQMGWDDASQKIYDAVEGAISSKKVTYDIHRQIDGGEKLATSEFADEIVDNI, from the coding sequence ATGTCTTATGACCGGGTTGAAGTCCCGACGAACGGTTCGCAGATCGAAGCCGTAGACGGCGGTTTCGACGTCCCCGACGACCCCATCATCCCGATCATTCACGGCGACGGCATCGGCGTCGACATCGGCCCCGCCGCCCAGAAGGTCCTCGGCGCGGCCGCCGAGGCGACGGGTCGCGAGATCAACTGGATGCGCCTCTACGCCGGCGAGTCCGCACGTGAGCGCTACGACGAGAACCTGCCGGAGGACACCCTCGAAGCCTTCCGGGAGTTCAACGTCGGGATCAAGGGTCCGCTGACGACCCCCGTCGGCGCGGGCTACCGCAGCCTCAACGTCGCGCTCCGCAAACGCCTCGACCTCTACGCCAACGTCCGGCCGACCTACCACATCGACGGCGTTCCCTCCCCCGTCAAGGACCCCGACGCGATGGACATGGTCAACTTCCGGGAGAACACCGAGGACGTCTACGCCGGCATCGAGTGGGAACAGGGCACCGAGGAGGTCGAGCAGGTCCGTGAGTTCGTCGAAGAGGAGATGGGCTACGACAACACCATCCACGAGGGCGAGGTCGGGATCGGCATCAAGCCGATCACCGAGTTCGGGACGAAACGCCTCGTGCGCCGCGCGATCGACTACGCCCTCGAGAACGACCGCGACTCCGTGACCCTGATCCACAAGGGTAACATCATGAAGTTCACCGAAGCCCAGTTCCGCGACTGGGGCTTCGAGGTCGCAAACGAGGAGTACGGCGACGAGGTCATCACCGAGGACACCCTCTGGGAACAGCGCGACGGCGACGTCCCCGAGGACACCGTCGTGGTCAACGACCGCATCGCCGACGCGATGCTCCAGTGGCTCCTCCTCCGACCCGAGGAGTACGACGTGCTCGCGATGCCGAACCTCAACGGCGACTACCTCTCCGACTCCGCCGGCGCACAGATCGGCGGGCTGGGGATCGCCCCCGGCGCGAACCTCGGCGACGGCCGCGTGCTCGCCGAACCCGTCCACGGGAGCGCCCCGAAACACGCCGGTAACGATGAGGCCAACCCGACCGCGATGATCCTCTCGGGTCGCCTCATGTTCGACCAGATGGGCTGGGACGACGCCTCCCAGAAGATCTACGACGCCGTCGAGGGCGCTATCTCTTCGAAGAAGGTCACCTACGACATCCACCGCCAGATCGACGGCGGCGAGAAGCTCGCCACCAGCGAGTTCGCCGACGAGATCGTCGACAATATCTAA